In the genome of Pempheris klunzingeri isolate RE-2024b chromosome 3, fPemKlu1.hap1, whole genome shotgun sequence, one region contains:
- the LOC139198581 gene encoding E3 ubiquitin-protein ligase TRIM39-like isoform X1 gives MAAASFLLYEDQFLCSICLDVLTDPVSTPCGHNFCKTCITEHWNTNDRFLCPLCNKAFTTRPDLRVNTLLSEMVSQFRQSAQQDASSSSSEQQVSKPGEVPCDVCAGTKLKALKSCLVCLLSYCESHLEPHLTASGLKRHQLIDPVENLDSRMCTKHDKPLELFCKTDQTCVCMLCSVLDHIGHKFVPLKEEYEGQKAELGKTEAEIQQMIQKRQLKIEEIKRSADLSQEDADRAIAEGVQKQERAEKQAQAFIRELEQEISELMKRRTEVEQLSRSEDHLHLLQSVQSLNTNQPPATRDWTEVSVPPPSYEGTVNRAVAQLEEDVSKEMIKAELRRVQQFAVDVTLDPDTAHPYLILSDDGKQVNDGDVKRKKLSDNPERFSKCVCVLGEQSFSSGRFYFEVQVKGKTEWDLGVVRESINRKEIIRLIPKNGYWTVWLRNGNEYEALDDPSVRLSLRSQPQKVGVFVDYEDSLVSFYDVDAAALIYSFTSCSFTEKLFPFFSPGNNDEGKNSAPLIISPVHAVN, from the exons atggctgctgccaGTTTTCTGCTGTATGAAGATCAGTTTCTGTGCTCCATCTGTCTGGATGTGCTCACTGATCCCGTCAGCACACCATGTGGACACAACTTCTGCAAAACCTGCATCACTGAACACTGGAACACTAACGACCGGTTTCTGTGTCCCTTGTGTAACAAGGCTTTTACCACAAGACCTGATTTGAGGGTCAACACTTTGCTCTCTGAGATGGTCTCTCAGTTCAGACAGTCAGCTCAACAGgacgccagcagcagcagctcagagcaacaAGTGTCCAAACCAGGAGAAGTTCCCTGTGACGTCTGCGCTGGAACCAAACTGAAGGCCCTGAAGTCCTGCCTGGTGTGTCTGCTCTCCTACTGTGAGAGTCACCTGGAGcctcatctgacagcttcaggCCTAAAAAGACACCAGCTGATCGACCCTGTGGAGAACCTGGACAGCAGGATGTGTACGAAGCACGATAAACCTCTGGAGCTGTTCTGTAAGACCGACCAGACGTGTGTCTgcatgctctgctctgttttagacCACATAGGACATAAGTTTGTTCCTCTGAAAGAAGAATATGAAGGACAGAAGGCCGAGCTGGggaagacagaggctgaaatccagcagatgatccagaagagaCAACTGAAGATTGAGGAGATCAAACGGTCAgctgacctcagtcaggaagatgcagacagagcGATAGCAGAAGGTGTTCAG aagcaggaaagagcagaaaaacaggcccaagctttcatcagagagctggaacaggaaatctctgagctgatgaagaggaggactgaggtggagcagctctCACGCTCTGAAgaccacctccatctcctccagagtGTCCAGTCCCTCAACACCAACCAGCCTCCAGCCACCAGGGACTGGACAGAGGTCAGCGTCCCTCCACCGTCCTATGAGGGGACTGTGAacagagctgtggctcagctggaggaggatgtCAGTAAAGAGATGATCAAagctgagctgaggagggtCCAGCAGTTTGCAGTGGATGTGACTCTTGATCCTGATACAGCACATCCTTATCTCATCCTGTCTGATGATGGGAAACAAGTGAATGATGGTgatgtgaagaggaaaaaactcTCAGACAATCCAGAGAGGTTTtctaagtgtgtctgtgtcttagGAGAGCAGAGTTTCTCTTCAGGCAGATTCTACTTTGAGGTTcaggttaaaggaaaaactgaatggGATTTAGGAGTGGTCAGAGAGTCGATCAACAGGAAAGAGATCATCAGACTGATCCCTAAGAATGGTTACTGGACTGTATGGTTGAGGAATGGGAATGAGTACGAAGCTCTTGATGACCCTTCAGTCCGTCTCTCTCTGAGGTCTCAGCCTCAGAaggtgggggtgtttgtggACTATGAGGACAGTCTGGTCTCCTTTTATGACGtagatgctgcagctctcatctactccttcaccagctgctccttcactgaGAAACTCTTCCCCTTCTTCAGTCCGGGTAATAATGATGAAGGCAAAAACTCTGCCCCTCTGATCATCTCTCCTGTACACGCAGTAAACTGA
- the LOC139198581 gene encoding E3 ubiquitin-protein ligase TRIM39-like isoform X2 — protein sequence MAAASFLLYEDQFLCSICLDVLTDPVSTPCGHNFCKTCITEHWNTNDRFLCPLCNKAFTTRPDLRVNTLLSEMVSQFRQSAQQDASSSSSEQQVSKPGEVPCDVCAGTKLKALKSCLVCLLSYCESHLEPHLTASGLKRHQLIDPVENLDSRMCTKHDKPLELFCKTDQTCVCMLCSVLDHIGHKFVPLKEEYEGQKAELGKTEAEIQQMIQKRQLKIEEIKRSADLSQEDADRAIAEGVQVFTSLKERVERGQAELINTIKKKQERAEKQAQAFIRELEQEISELMKRRTEVEQLSRSEDHLHLLQSVQSLNTNQPPATRDWTEVSVPPPSYEGTVNRAVAQLEEDVSKEMIKAELRRVQQFAVDVTLDPDTAHPYLILSDDGKQVNDGDVKRKKLSDNPERFSKCVCVLGEQSFSSGRFYFEVQVKGKTEWDLGVVRESINRKEIIRLIPKNGYWTVWLRNGNEYEALDDPSVRLSLRSQPQKVGVFVDYEDSLVSFYDVDAAALIYSFTSCSFTEKLFPFFSPGNNDEGKNSAPLIISPVHAVN from the coding sequence atggctgctgccaGTTTTCTGCTGTATGAAGATCAGTTTCTGTGCTCCATCTGTCTGGATGTGCTCACTGATCCCGTCAGCACACCATGTGGACACAACTTCTGCAAAACCTGCATCACTGAACACTGGAACACTAACGACCGGTTTCTGTGTCCCTTGTGTAACAAGGCTTTTACCACAAGACCTGATTTGAGGGTCAACACTTTGCTCTCTGAGATGGTCTCTCAGTTCAGACAGTCAGCTCAACAGgacgccagcagcagcagctcagagcaacaAGTGTCCAAACCAGGAGAAGTTCCCTGTGACGTCTGCGCTGGAACCAAACTGAAGGCCCTGAAGTCCTGCCTGGTGTGTCTGCTCTCCTACTGTGAGAGTCACCTGGAGcctcatctgacagcttcaggCCTAAAAAGACACCAGCTGATCGACCCTGTGGAGAACCTGGACAGCAGGATGTGTACGAAGCACGATAAACCTCTGGAGCTGTTCTGTAAGACCGACCAGACGTGTGTCTgcatgctctgctctgttttagacCACATAGGACATAAGTTTGTTCCTCTGAAAGAAGAATATGAAGGACAGAAGGCCGAGCTGGggaagacagaggctgaaatccagcagatgatccagaagagaCAACTGAAGATTGAGGAGATCAAACGGTCAgctgacctcagtcaggaagatgcagacagagcGATAGCAGAAGGTGTTCAGGTCTTCACTTCTCTGAAGGAGCGTGTTGAGAGAGGCCAGGCAGagctcatcaacaccatcaaaaagaagcaggaaagagcagaaaaacaggcccaagctttcatcagagagctggaacaggaaatctctgagctgatgaagaggaggactgaggtggagcagctctCACGCTCTGAAgaccacctccatctcctccagagtGTCCAGTCCCTCAACACCAACCAGCCTCCAGCCACCAGGGACTGGACAGAGGTCAGCGTCCCTCCACCGTCCTATGAGGGGACTGTGAacagagctgtggctcagctggaggaggatgtCAGTAAAGAGATGATCAAagctgagctgaggagggtCCAGCAGTTTGCAGTGGATGTGACTCTTGATCCTGATACAGCACATCCTTATCTCATCCTGTCTGATGATGGGAAACAAGTGAATGATGGTgatgtgaagaggaaaaaactcTCAGACAATCCAGAGAGGTTTtctaagtgtgtctgtgtcttagGAGAGCAGAGTTTCTCTTCAGGCAGATTCTACTTTGAGGTTcaggttaaaggaaaaactgaatggGATTTAGGAGTGGTCAGAGAGTCGATCAACAGGAAAGAGATCATCAGACTGATCCCTAAGAATGGTTACTGGACTGTATGGTTGAGGAATGGGAATGAGTACGAAGCTCTTGATGACCCTTCAGTCCGTCTCTCTCTGAGGTCTCAGCCTCAGAaggtgggggtgtttgtggACTATGAGGACAGTCTGGTCTCCTTTTATGACGtagatgctgcagctctcatctactccttcaccagctgctccttcactgaGAAACTCTTCCCCTTCTTCAGTCCGGGTAATAATGATGAAGGCAAAAACTCTGCCCCTCTGATCATCTCTCCTGTACACGCAGTAAACTGA